In a genomic window of Bradyrhizobium sp. LLZ17:
- a CDS encoding alpha-2-macroglobulin yields the protein MIGLIRAVALCATLAFGLAAAHAADKAFKRDDLADSAIKLEAQIKSEAGPVAKTNTTLRTDADAAFRRNDFRSGLSVLGQIAATAPEDAGNWLRLAKVIFQITPKSSSEQIFLLERASTAAYIAYQRAGNPGEEADALAVLGKSLAERKLWRPALDALRLSLDMREVADVRGQYEKMRDEHGFRLLDYTVDSDSASPRACFQFSEDLAKRTDFAPFLALAGTDKPAVTAEGKQLCVDGLKHGERYNINLRAGLPSTVKEGLPKSAEFNVYVRDRKPFVRFTSRAYVLPRTGQRGIPVVSVNTPAVNVNVFRIGDRNLINTVVDSDFQKTLSKYQLADLGGERGVKVWSGELATAMTLNQDVTTAFPVDQALGELQPGVYVMTAAAKGPGNDDDYQLATQWFIVSDLGVTAYSGNDGIHVFVNSLASTDPVGKAEVRLVARNNEILATRKTDDSGHVLFETGLARGEGGLSPAMLTVTGEKADYAFLSLKTSAFDLSDRGVAGRVVPAGADAFVYAERGVYRSSETVYLTALLRDGQGNAVTGGPLTLVIERPDGVEFRRAVLSDQGAGGRTLSVALNSAVPTGTWRVRAFTDPKGSSVGETTFMVEDYVPDRIEFDLSTKDKLIKANAPVELKADGHFLYGAPASGLQLEGDMLVAPASERPGFAGYQFGVADEETTSNERTPLENLPEADANGVATFPVTLDKQPASTRPQEAQIFVRMVETGGRAVERKLILPVAPATAMIGIKPLFGDKNVAEGDKAEFDVVFVSPEGKTLPRDGLRYELLKLESRYQWYRQNNYWEYEPVKSTSRVSDGDVTIAADKPSRVSLTPQPGRYRLDVKSNDADGPMTSVQFDVGWYSEGSADTPDLLETSIDKPQYASGDTMTVSVNVRTAGKLTINVLGDRLLTTQTIDVKEGTAQLKIPVGKDWGTGAYVVATLRRPLDAAAQRMPGRAIGLKWFGIDKQTRTLSVKLTPPALIRPNGMLKIPVKLDGLNPGEDAKVVISAVDVGILNLTNYKPPAPDDYYLGQRRLSAEIRDLYGQLIDGMSGTRGQIKSGGDAGAAELQGSPPAQKPLALYSGIVTVASDGTAEVSFDVPEFAGTARVMAVAWTATKLGRANTDVVIRDPVVLTTTLPRFLLNGDHGTVNLEIDNVEGQAGDYVINVKTGGPVKMTGNAATTVKLAAKQRNSFSLALDATAAGPATLDVDIKGPNGLALARHYAFDVKAATQVLARRSIRTLAKGESLTLTSDMFSDLVPGTGSVSVSASLSTALDAATILKALDRYPYGCSEQITSRALPLLYVNDLAAGAHLAMDTEVDQRIRDAIERLLARQGSNGSFGLWVAGGDDAWLDAYVTDFLTRAREKGFVVPDVLFKNALDRVRNSVVNGNEPEKDGGRDLAYGLYVLARNGAAPIGDLRYLADTKLSNLATPIAKSQLAAALALVGDRNRAERVYGAALDSLAPKPVLEFGRTDYGSQLRDAAALVSLASEGNAPKATLTQAVSRVETARGLTPYTSTQENAWLVLAARALAKENLSIEVDGQSVKTALYRSYKADMLSGKPLKITNTGDAPVQAVISVSGSPVTPEPAASNGFKIERNYFTLDGKPADISKVKQNDRFAVVLKVTEAKPEYGHIMVSDYLPAGLEIDNPKLVSSGDSGTLDWIEDGQEPEDAEFRDDRFTAAVDRASDSKAVFTVAYVVRVVSPGKYVLPQAYVEDMYNPSRYGRTGTGNVEVRPAK from the coding sequence ATGATCGGTCTGATCCGCGCTGTTGCACTCTGCGCCACGCTGGCGTTCGGCCTTGCGGCTGCGCACGCCGCGGACAAGGCGTTCAAGCGCGACGATCTCGCCGATTCCGCGATCAAGCTGGAGGCCCAGATCAAGAGCGAGGCGGGGCCGGTCGCCAAGACCAATACGACGCTGCGCACCGATGCCGACGCTGCCTTCCGGCGCAACGATTTTCGCAGTGGCCTGTCGGTTCTCGGCCAGATCGCCGCGACCGCGCCGGAGGACGCCGGCAACTGGCTGCGGCTCGCCAAGGTCATTTTCCAGATCACGCCGAAGAGCTCGAGCGAGCAGATCTTCCTTTTGGAGCGCGCCTCGACCGCCGCCTACATTGCCTATCAGCGCGCCGGTAATCCGGGCGAGGAGGCGGACGCGCTCGCCGTGCTCGGCAAGTCGCTGGCCGAACGAAAATTGTGGCGGCCGGCGCTGGATGCGCTGCGGCTATCGCTCGACATGCGTGAGGTCGCCGACGTCCGCGGGCAATATGAGAAGATGCGCGATGAGCACGGCTTTCGGCTGCTCGATTATACCGTGGATTCGGACTCGGCGAGCCCGCGCGCGTGCTTCCAGTTCTCTGAGGACCTTGCCAAGCGCACCGATTTCGCGCCGTTCCTGGCGCTGGCAGGCACCGACAAGCCGGCTGTGACGGCCGAAGGCAAGCAACTCTGCGTCGACGGGCTGAAGCATGGCGAGCGCTACAACATCAATCTGCGCGCAGGTCTGCCATCCACGGTGAAAGAGGGGCTGCCGAAATCGGCCGAATTCAACGTCTATGTGCGCGACCGGAAGCCGTTCGTGCGCTTCACCAGCCGCGCCTATGTGCTGCCGAGGACCGGCCAGCGCGGCATTCCCGTGGTCAGCGTCAACACGCCGGCGGTCAATGTCAACGTATTCCGGATCGGCGACCGCAATCTGATCAACACGGTGGTCGACAGCGACTTCCAGAAGACGCTGTCAAAATACCAGCTTGCAGATCTCGGCGGCGAGCGCGGGGTCAAGGTGTGGTCCGGCGAGCTCGCCACCGCAATGACCCTGAACCAGGACGTCACCACCGCATTCCCGGTCGACCAGGCGCTCGGTGAGCTTCAGCCCGGCGTCTACGTGATGACGGCCGCCGCGAAGGGCCCGGGCAACGACGACGATTATCAGCTCGCCACCCAATGGTTCATCGTCTCCGATCTCGGCGTGACGGCGTATTCGGGCAATGACGGCATCCATGTCTTCGTCAATTCGCTGGCATCGACCGATCCGGTCGGGAAGGCCGAGGTCCGGCTAGTGGCCCGCAACAACGAGATTCTCGCGACCCGCAAGACCGACGACAGCGGCCACGTCCTGTTCGAGACGGGGCTCGCGCGCGGCGAGGGCGGGCTGTCCCCGGCGATGCTGACCGTCACTGGCGAGAAGGCCGACTATGCCTTCCTCAGCCTGAAGACCTCCGCCTTTGATCTCTCCGACCGCGGCGTGGCGGGACGTGTGGTGCCGGCCGGCGCCGACGCCTTCGTCTATGCCGAGCGCGGCGTCTACCGCTCCAGCGAGACCGTCTATCTGACCGCGCTGCTGCGCGACGGGCAGGGCAATGCCGTCACCGGCGGGCCGCTGACGCTGGTGATCGAGCGCCCCGACGGCGTCGAATTCCGCCGCGCAGTCCTGTCCGACCAGGGTGCCGGCGGCCGCACGCTGTCCGTGGCGCTCAACTCCGCCGTCCCGACCGGCACCTGGCGCGTGCGCGCCTTCACCGACCCGAAGGGCTCCTCGGTCGGCGAGACCACCTTCATGGTCGAGGATTACGTTCCCGACCGGATCGAATTCGACTTGTCCACCAAGGACAAGCTGATCAAAGCTAATGCTCCAGTGGAGCTGAAGGCCGACGGTCACTTCCTCTACGGCGCGCCCGCGTCCGGCCTCCAGCTGGAGGGCGACATGCTGGTCGCGCCCGCGTCCGAACGTCCGGGCTTTGCCGGCTACCAGTTCGGCGTCGCCGACGAGGAAACCACCTCGAACGAGCGCACGCCGCTGGAGAATTTGCCTGAAGCCGATGCCAATGGCGTTGCGACGTTCCCTGTGACGCTCGACAAGCAGCCGGCCTCGACCCGCCCGCAGGAGGCGCAGATCTTCGTCCGCATGGTCGAGACCGGCGGCCGCGCCGTCGAACGCAAGCTCATACTGCCGGTCGCGCCCGCAACTGCCATGATCGGCATCAAGCCGCTCTTCGGCGACAAGAACGTTGCCGAGGGCGACAAGGCCGAGTTCGACGTCGTGTTCGTCTCGCCCGAGGGCAAGACCTTGCCGCGGGACGGCCTGCGCTACGAGCTGCTGAAGCTGGAGTCGCGCTATCAATGGTATCGCCAGAACAATTACTGGGAGTACGAGCCGGTCAAGTCGACCTCGCGCGTCTCTGACGGCGATGTCACGATCGCTGCCGACAAGCCGTCGCGCGTGTCATTGACGCCGCAGCCCGGCCGCTACCGTCTCGACGTGAAGTCGAACGACGCCGACGGCCCGATGACCTCGGTGCAGTTCGACGTCGGCTGGTACTCCGAGGGCAGCGCCGACACCCCCGACCTGCTGGAGACCTCGATCGACAAGCCGCAATACGCCTCCGGCGATACGATGACGGTGTCGGTGAACGTCCGCACCGCGGGCAAGCTCACCATCAACGTGCTCGGTGATCGCCTGCTCACGACGCAGACCATCGACGTCAAAGAGGGCACCGCGCAGCTGAAAATTCCGGTCGGCAAGGACTGGGGTACGGGCGCCTATGTCGTGGCAACGTTGCGTCGTCCGCTCGATGCGGCCGCTCAGCGCATGCCCGGCCGGGCGATCGGGCTGAAATGGTTCGGCATCGACAAGCAGACGCGCACACTGTCCGTGAAGCTGACACCACCGGCGCTCATCCGGCCGAACGGGATGCTCAAAATACCGGTCAAGCTGGATGGGCTCAATCCGGGCGAGGACGCGAAGGTGGTCATATCAGCGGTCGATGTCGGCATCCTCAACCTCACGAACTACAAGCCGCCCGCGCCGGACGATTATTATCTCGGCCAGCGCCGCCTCAGCGCCGAGATCCGCGATCTCTACGGGCAGCTGATCGACGGCATGTCGGGCACGCGCGGCCAGATCAAGTCCGGCGGTGATGCCGGCGCGGCCGAGCTGCAGGGCTCGCCGCCCGCGCAAAAGCCGCTGGCGCTCTATTCGGGCATCGTCACCGTCGCCTCCGACGGCACCGCGGAGGTGAGTTTTGACGTCCCCGAATTCGCCGGCACCGCGCGCGTGATGGCGGTGGCGTGGACCGCGACCAAGCTCGGCCGCGCCAACACCGATGTCGTGATCCGCGATCCCGTGGTGCTGACCACGACGCTGCCGCGCTTCCTGCTCAACGGCGACCATGGGACGGTCAATCTCGAAATCGACAATGTCGAGGGCCAGGCCGGCGACTACGTCATTAACGTGAAGACGGGTGGTCCGGTGAAGATGACCGGCAATGCCGCAACCACGGTCAAGCTCGCGGCCAAGCAGCGCAACTCGTTTTCCCTGGCGCTCGACGCGACGGCGGCAGGGCCGGCGACGCTCGACGTCGACATCAAGGGGCCGAACGGACTTGCGCTGGCGCGGCACTATGCGTTCGACGTCAAGGCGGCGACGCAGGTGCTGGCGCGGCGCTCGATCCGGACGCTGGCAAAGGGTGAGAGCCTGACGTTGACCTCGGACATGTTCTCCGACCTCGTGCCGGGCACGGGCAGCGTCTCGGTTTCGGCGAGCCTGTCGACCGCCCTCGATGCTGCGACGATCCTGAAAGCACTCGACCGCTATCCCTATGGCTGCTCGGAGCAGATCACGAGCCGCGCCTTGCCGCTGCTCTATGTCAACGACCTCGCGGCCGGCGCGCATCTCGCCATGGACACCGAGGTGGACCAGCGCATCCGCGATGCGATCGAGCGGCTGCTGGCCCGTCAGGGCTCCAATGGCTCGTTCGGCCTGTGGGTGGCCGGCGGCGACGATGCCTGGCTGGACGCCTATGTGACGGACTTCCTGACCCGGGCCCGTGAAAAAGGCTTTGTGGTGCCGGACGTGCTGTTCAAGAACGCGCTCGACCGCGTCCGCAACTCCGTCGTCAACGGCAACGAGCCGGAGAAGGACGGCGGGCGTGATCTCGCATATGGACTCTACGTGCTCGCACGTAACGGCGCAGCTCCGATCGGCGATCTGCGTTATCTCGCTGACACCAAGCTTTCCAACCTGGCAACTCCGATCGCGAAGTCGCAGCTCGCAGCGGCGCTTGCGTTGGTCGGTGATCGCAACCGCGCCGAGCGGGTCTATGGTGCTGCGCTCGATAGCCTGGCACCGAAGCCGGTGCTGGAGTTTGGCCGGACCGACTACGGCTCGCAGCTTCGCGATGCGGCGGCGCTGGTGTCGCTCGCGAGCGAGGGCAACGCCCCGAAGGCGACGCTCACGCAAGCCGTGTCGCGGGTCGAGACCGCTCGCGGGCTGACGCCCTACACCTCCACGCAGGAGAATGCGTGGTTGGTGCTGGCGGCACGTGCGTTGGCGAAGGAAAACCTCTCCATCGAGGTCGATGGCCAATCGGTCAAGACAGCGCTGTATCGCAGCTACAAGGCGGACATGCTGAGCGGCAAGCCGCTGAAGATCACCAACACCGGCGACGCGCCGGTGCAGGCGGTGATCTCGGTATCAGGCTCGCCGGTGACGCCGGAGCCTGCGGCCTCCAACGGCTTCAAGATCGAGCGCAACTATTTCACGCTCGACGGCAAGCCGGCCGACATCAGCAAGGTCAAGCAGAACGATCGCTTCGCCGTGGTGTTGAAGGTTACGGAGGCGAAGCCTGAATACGGCCACATCATGGTGTCCGACTATCTGCCGGCTGGGCTGGAGATCGACAACCCGAAGCTGGTTTCGTCGGGCGACAGCGGCACGCTGGACTGGATCGAGGATGGCCAGGAGCCCGAAGATGCCGAGTTTCGCGACGACCGCTTCACCGCGGCGGTCGATCGGGCCTCGGATTCGAAGGCGGTCTTCACGGTGGCCTATGTCGTGCGCGTGGTCTCGCCCGGCAAATACGTGCTGCCGCAGGCCTATGTCGAGGACATGTACAATCCCTCGCGTTATGGGCGTACGGGTACTGGCAATGTCGAGGTGCGGCCGGCGAAGTGA